A region of Jonquetella anthropi DSM 22815 DNA encodes the following proteins:
- the acpP gene encoding acyl carrier protein translates to MTREEVFAKLKEIIIDRLDVDEEQIKPEASFVEDLGADSLDIVELIMGIEEEFDIEIPDEDAEKLTSVGEAINYACEKLGIEG, encoded by the coding sequence ATGACTCGAGAAGAAGTATTCGCAAAACTGAAGGAGATCATCATCGACCGTCTTGACGTCGACGAGGAGCAGATCAAGCCCGAGGCCTCGTTCGTAGAGGATCTGGGGGCTGACTCCCTTGACATTGTCGAGCTCATCATGGGCATCGAAGAGGAATTCGACATCGAGATCCCGGACGAAGACGCTGAGAAGCTCACGTCCGTCGGCGAGGCTATCAACTACGCCTGTGAAAAGCTGGGAATCGAAGGCTAG